DNA sequence from the Pseudomonas fluorescens Q2-87 genome:
ACCTTGCTCTTGTTACTCACTTATCCGTTGGGGCGCGGCCAACTACTGTTGGGCAAGTTTGTCGGCCACGGCTTGATTCTGACTCTGGCGACGTTCATCGGCTTCGGCTGCGCGATGCTCGCCATCGCGCTGTTGGTCGATGACGTCGAGCTGAGTCTGCTGCTCTGGGCGTTCGGCCGTTTCATGCTGTCCAGCACCTTGCTGGGCTGGGTGTTCCTGGGGCTGGCCTATGTGTTGAGCAGTCTTTCGGCGGAAAAATCCACCGCGGCCGGGTTGGCGCTCGGAGTGTGGTTTTTCTTCGTACTGGTGTTCGACTTGGCCTTGCTGGCGCTGCTGGTGCTGAGCGAGGGCCGGTTCAGTCCGGATTTGCTGCCCTGGTTGCTGCTGTTCAATCCCACGGATGTGTATCGGTTGATCAATCTGTCCGGGTTCGACTCGGCGTCCACCGGTGCGGCGGTGCTGACCCTGGGCAGCGACCTGCCGGTGTCGGGGCCTTGGCTCTGGTTGTGCCTGTGGGGGTGGCTGGCGGTTCCGTTGTGGCTGGCGCACCGGTTGTTCAATCGCCGGGCGCTGTGAATGTCTGATCTGAGGAGCATGCAATGATTAACAAGGTGTCTTTGACGGCGGGCCGTTTCCTGGCCGGGATAATGGTGTGCCTGGCGCTGGCGGCGTGCGGCAAGGCTGGGCCACCGCCGGCCACCGAGGCGGCGCTGG
Encoded proteins:
- a CDS encoding ABC transporter permease, translated to MNPIWNMARKEFSDGLRNRWLLAISLLFAVLAIGIAWLGAAASGQLGFTSVPATVASLSSLATFLMPLIALLLAYDAIVGEDESGTLLLLLTYPLGRGQLLLGKFVGHGLILTLATFIGFGCAMLAIALLVDDVELSLLLWAFGRFMLSSTLLGWVFLGLAYVLSSLSAEKSTAAGLALGVWFFFVLVFDLALLALLVLSEGRFSPDLLPWLLLFNPTDVYRLINLSGFDSASTGAAVLTLGSDLPVSGPWLWLCLWGWLAVPLWLAHRLFNRRAL